In Plectropomus leopardus isolate mb chromosome 20, YSFRI_Pleo_2.0, whole genome shotgun sequence, one DNA window encodes the following:
- the dtwd2 gene encoding tRNA-uridine aminocarboxypropyltransferase 2, which yields MDNVPSVCSSVSSEGNGPETGDISSTEEGLIDGFGDLAALPVEVGERRPTCLRCRRPQKVCLCPFLPPQPLEVSTCLYVVQHPAEESRVLRTVPLLAACLPQGKCNVIVGRRFNEEKHPELAAVCRDSRTLILYPGPKSQNLEELVQYQEVGTVKHNVIIIDGTWSQAKNMFLKNSLFHLPKQVQLNRTLSSQYVIRTQPSNICLSTLECAAVALSILEHNDDIQEVLLRPLKALCSFQLQHGAQIHHSKEHLLKNGMYDKPMPKNKRKIKRMEKLVTDHNICPR from the exons ATGGACAATGTCCCCAGCGTTTGTTCATCAGTCTCTTCTGAAGGAAACGGACCAGAAACCGGCGACATCTCGTCGACGGAAGAAGGATTAATCGACGGTTTTGGAGACTTGGCTGCTCTTCCGGTCGAGGTTGGCGAGAGAAGACCGACGTGTTTACGGTGCCG TCGTCCTCAGAAGGTGTGTCTGTGTCCTTTTCTTCCACCACAACCCCTGGAGGTGTCCACGTGTCTCTACGTAGTGCAGCATCCTGCAGAG GAGAGCAGAGTACTTCGCACAGTACCTCTACTTGCTGCTTGTTTGCCACAAGGAAAATGCAACGTCATAGTCGGAAGAAGATTCAATGAGGAAAA GCACCCGGAGCTGGCTGCGGTGTGTCGAGACAGCAGGACGCTGATCCTCTACCCAGGTCCCAAATCCCAGAACCTGGAGGAGCTGGTGCAGTACCAGGAGGTCGGCACCGTCAAACATAACGTGATCATCATAGACGGCACCTGGAGCCAGGCGAAAAACATGTTCCTCAAAAACAGCCTGTTCCACCTGCCTAAACAG GTGCAGCTCAACAGGACCCTGTCCAGTCAGTATGTGATCCGGACACAACCCTCcaacatctgtctgtccacGCTGGAGTGTGCTGCCGTCGCCCTGTCTATTCTGGAGCACAACGACGACATTCAAGAG GTTCTGCTGAGGCCCCTGAAGGCCCTTTGCTCCTTCCAGCTGCAGCACGGCGCTCAGATTCACCACAGCAAGGAGCACCTACTGAAGAACGGCATGTACGACAAACCCATGCCCAAGAACAAACGCAAGATAAAGAGGATGGAGAAGCTTGTCACTGACCACAACATCTGCCCGAGATGA
- the si:ch1073-398f15.1 gene encoding cardiomyopathy-associated protein 5 yields the protein MDALTEDVLRPDVDAEMTALTSEDVTGQNPVVSDEVEDLRNSLREAVHDDNIRPKMQCLMMDSSFSMVTMQGEDSGIAWETTPSRCATPWASEAGNAAVDLGSPVATRPATPGSVPAGKIIFVMDEELMSRRKKTKERLTQKSRQPEVLSESSENVSGRPELVEVSQPNVKPEEGDEEEANNPLVDKKLFRLVSEGSEILNIVVPPELATVDEEESKEMVDNLSYLEESLVPKASGDTHDIELEIAGSDAASGDQIQPSPSVAIHVMDPPGAPVARPPVRGPAGNVDYFEAFNLIDAQAPGSPAVVAQGQVEQDQVVPEIQGTEKFVQSKDIPTTTDKSDTISLAEMTSELLDEVFYGGTDNYAMESRDKEAGRGAPLRLPSKQSGSTLFGSQEDILTPIFLPAGPPKIIDQILLEEPKAMAFLYTDLYEEALGSRKKEEDTESLTSEKSFHSRHSDREARGYLEKYVLIDETPALEGEPSDKGKCPEEGPRVLTQDLFELGDMLSSNEKGEMPNSEEEITDFFRSSANSSPCDVEPFPKSLEEDETQSSTKRSAKADKSVKIKVEKVAKIPADPLSVLSFETLSEEPDWGGTDDYPAALDDKDVSGDQELLRKDLEMEKPVVPPRRKATAPKTCLELTPLTPVEVIVEEKEEAGGKEQREEEKETASPAETADEGDGEEMMQLSNVALLENALAAVEYPQTESVEDAIAVGNTTPAEAKDFKTEEETSETEAATKQTESEEVDIKSSELAETEVHPEKQVDSSTEPSKLRQCVIL from the exons ATGGATGCTTTGACAGAAGATGTGTTGCGGCCGGATGTGGATGCCGAGATGACGGCACTGACATCTGAAGATGTCACCGGACAAAACCCAGTGGTCAGCGATGAGGTGGAGGACCTTAGAAACAG TTTACGTGAGGCCGTCCATGATGACAACATCCGGCCTAAGATGCAGTGCCTGATGATGGACTCCTCCTTTTCCATGGTAACTATGCAAGGCGAAGACAGCGGGATTGCATGGGAGACGACCCCCAGTCGCTGCGCCACACCGTGGGCATCTGAGGCTGGAAACGCAGCTGTGGATCTCGGCTCTCCAGTTGCAACGCGACCCGCCACACCTGGGTCTGTTCCAGCGGGAAAGATTATCTTTGTCATGGATGAAGAGCTGATGTCGAGACGGAAGAAAACTAAAGAGAGGTTAACTCAGAAGAGCAGACAACCAGAAGTCCTCTCTGAAAGTTCTGAGAATGTCTCAGGAAGGCCGGAGCTGGTAGAAGTTTCACAACCAAACGTGAAACCCGAAGAAGGAGACGAAGAAGAAGCGAATAATCCTCTGGTGGATAAAAAGCTGTTCCGCTTAGTGTCTGAAGGCTCTGAAATCCTTAACATTGTTGTTCCTCCAGAGCTGGCAACtgtggatgaggaggagagcaaAGAGATGGTGGACAACCTTTCTTATTTGGAGGAGAGCCTTGTTCCTAAAGCCAGTGGAGACACTCATGACATCGAGCTGGAGATCGCAGGATCAGATGCAGCAAGTGGTGATCAGATTCAGCCCTCACCTTCCGTAGCTATACATGTAATGGATCCGCCAGGGGCTCCAGTGGCCAGACCTCCAGTCCGAGGACCCGCTGGCAATGTAGACTACTTTGAGGCATTCAACTTGATTGATGCCCAAGCTCCAGGAAGTCCTGCTGTGGTTGCACAAGGACAGGTGGAGCAAGACCAGGTTGTGCCGGAGATCCAGGGCACCGAGAAATTTGTGCAGTCTAAAGACATCCCCACAACAACTGACAAGTCAGACACAATCAGCCTTGCAGAAATGACCAGTGAGCTTCTAGACGAGGTCTTCTATGGCGGAACAGACAACTACGCCATGGAAAGTCGAGACAAAGAGGCTGGACGTGGTGCACCCTTGAGGCTACCTTCAAAACAGAGTGGTTCAACTTTGTTTGGAAGCCAAGAGGACATCCTGACTCCAATCTTTCTACCTGCAGGACCTCCCAAAATTATCGACCAAATTTTGCTGGAGGAGCCAAAAGCCATGGCATTCCTTTACACAGACCTTTACGAGGAAGCACTCGGAAGTCGGAAAAAAGAAGAGGACACAGAAAGTCTGACGTCTGAGAAGTCCTTCCACAGCAGGCATTCAGACCGGGAGGCCAGGGGATATTTAGAGAAGTATGTCCTCATAGACGAGACTCCTGCACTGGAAGGGGAGCCATCTGATAAAGGGAAATGCCCAGAGGAAGGCCCTCGGGTATTGACCCAGGACTTGTTCGAACTGGGTGATATGCTGTCCAGCAATGAGAAAGGTGAGATGCCGAATTCAGAAGAAGAAATCACGGACTTCTTCAGGTCCAGTGCAAATTCTTCTCCGTGTGATGTAGAGCCGTTTCCCAAATCATTGGAAGAAGATGAAACCCAATCAAGTACAAAGAGGAGCGCAAAGGCAGACAAAAGCGTCAAGATTAAGGTAgaaaaagtggctaaaatcCCAGCAGATCCTCTGAGCGTCTTAAGCTTTGAGACTCTCTCAGAGGAACCAGATTGGGGAGGTACAGATGATTATCCTGCAGCTCTGGACGATAAAGATGTCAGTGGAGATCAGGAATTGTTAAGAAAAGATTTGGAAATGGAAAAACCAGTTGTACCTCCAAGGAGAAAGGCAACCGCTCCTAAAACATGTCTGGAACTAACACCTCTGACTCCAGTTGAAGTTATTgtggaggaaaaagaagaagctgGTGGaaaggagcagagggaggaggagaaagagacgGCATCACCCGCAGAGACTGCCGAtgagggagatggagaggaaatGATGCAACTCTCCAATGTCGCTTTATTGGAAAATGCCTTGGCTGCGGTTGAGTACCCACAAACTGAAAGTGTAGAAGATGCAATAGCTGttggaaacacaacaccagcTGAAGCGAAAGACTttaaaacagaagaagaaacaagtGAGACTGAAGCAGCTACAAAACAAACTGAGTCAGAAGAAGTAGACATTAAGTCGTCAGAACTGGCTGAAACAGAGGTTCATCCAGAGAAACAAGTTGATAGTTCCACCGAACCATCTAAACTCAGACAGTGTGTAATACTTTAA
- the LOC121960229 gene encoding homer protein homolog 1-like — translation MGEQPIFSTRAHVFQIDPNTKKNWVPTSKHAVTVSYFFDSTRNVYRIISLDGSKAIINSTITPNMTFTKTSQKFGQWADSRANTVYGLGFSSESNLVKFAEKFTEFKEAARLAKEKSQEKMELTSTPSQESAPGDLQSPLTSESINGTDDERVTPDTPQNPEPRAEPSQNALPFSHSSSSINKHWEAELAALKGNNAKLTAALLESTANVKQWKQQLAAYQEEAERLHKRVTELECVSGQTTVIKSQKTELNQTIEELEAALKAKEEELERLKAEVESANEFQSQKDSLTQKLQDTESKNQTLEAQLSDLEQRLESNQQEREAFRKSLRSLLELLDGKIFELTELRDTLGKLIEGS, via the exons AGAGCAGCCCATCTTCAGTACGCGGGCCCACGTCTTCCAGATCGACCCAAACACCAAGAAGAATTGGGTTCCCACCAGTAAACATGCTGTCACCGTCTCCTACTTCTTTGACAGCACAAGGAATGTATATCGGATCATCAGTCTGGATGGATCTAAG GCCATTATCAACAGCACCATCACCCCCAACATGACGTTCACCAAGACGTCGCAGAAGTTTGGCCAGTGGGCCGACAGCCGGGCAAACACAGTCTACGGCCTCGGCTTCTCATCTGAGAGTAACCTGGTCAAG tttgcagAAAAGTTTACCGAGTTCAAGGAGGCGGCGCGGTTAGCAAAAGAGAAGTCTCAGGAGAAGATGGAGCTCACCAGCACTCCCTCTCAG GAGTCGGCACCAGGTGATCTGCAGTCACCACTGACCTCAGAGAGCATCAACGGTACAGACGATGAGAGAGTCACACCAGACACACCTCAGAACCCTGAACCCAGAGCAGAGCcttcccagaatgcactgcccTTCTCACACAG TTCATCCAGCATCAATAAGCACTGGGAGGCAGAGCTGGCAGCGCTGAAGGGGAACAACGCCAAGCTGACGGCGGCTCTGCTGGAGTCCACGGCAAACGTCAAACAGTGGAAGCAACAGCTGGCAGCCTATCAGGAAGAAGCGGAGAGGCTACACAAACGG GTGACGGAGCTGGAGTGTGTGAGTGGCCAAACAACAGTGATCAAATCCCAAAAGACAGAACTCAACCAAACGATAGAAGAGCTGGAGGCTGCTCTGAAGGCCAAGGAGGAG GAGTTGGAGAGACTTAAAGCAGAGGTGGAGAGTGCCAACGAGTTTCAGTCTCAGAAAGACTCCCTAACACAGAAACTGCAG gacACGGAGTCCAAGAACCAGACTTTAGAGGCCCAGCTGAGCGATCTGGAGCAGCGTCTGGAGAGCAACCAGCAGGAGAGGGAAGCCTTCCGCAAGAGCCTGCGCTCGCTACTGGAGCTGCTGGACGGCAAGATCTTCGAGCTGACGGAGCTGCGGGACACGCTGGGTAAGCTGATCGAGGGCAGCTAG